GCCTCCATCGAGATGTCATCGGTCATCAGCAGCCCGTCGAAGCCGATCTCCTCGCGGATCACCCGGATCGCCTCCGGGCTCTGCGTCGCGGGACGGTCGGGGTCGAGCGCCTCCATGACGATATGGGCGGACATGCCCATGGAAAGATCGCGCAGCGCCCGGAAGGGGGCGAAATCCGTCTCGAGATCGGCGCGCGAGGCGCTGACCCGCGGCAATGCCCTGTGGCTGTCGAGCGTGCCGCGCCCGTGGCCCGGCAGGTGTTTCATCACCGGGGCCACACCGCCGTCCGCCAGTCCCTCGACCAGCGCGCGTCCCATTCGTGCGACCGTCTCAGCATCCTCGGAAAAACAGCGGTTGCGCAGGAAGGGATGGGTCTCCGCCCGCGCCACGTCGAGACCGGGCACGCAGTTCACGTCGATGCCCGCGCCATGGAGATCCTCGGCCAGGAGCCGCCCGCGCAGCCACATGGCGCGCGCCGGATCTCGGGCGCGTTCGCATTGCTCCATCGGCGGGAGGAATTCGCGCCAGTGCGGCGCCCGCAGCCGCTGGACCCGTCCGCCCTCCTGGTCGATCAGAACCGGCGCCTCCCGCCCGACAGCCTCGCGCAGCGCGCCGGTAAGGCGGCGCAGCTGCTCCGGATCGGAAACGTTCCGCGAGAAGAGGATGAAGCCCCAGGGATCGGCCTGTGCGAAAAAAGCGGCCTCGGGGGCGGTCAGGGCGGTCCCTTCGCATCCCAGGATGAACGCGCCCTGCCCCATGCCTCAGCGCTGCACGGTCGGCACGCAGGCCGCGTTCATCGCCGTCATCGCGGCACAGAAGCGGTTCGCATCGGAGGCATCCGCAAAGCCGTGGGCGCGCAGGCGATAAAAGGTCTTCCCGCCGCTTTCCGCCGACTCGATGACGCGGGTCTTGCCCGCCATGAGGTC
The nucleotide sequence above comes from Celeribacter indicus. Encoded proteins:
- the nagZ gene encoding beta-N-acetylhexosaminidase; its protein translation is MGQGAFILGCEGTALTAPEAAFFAQADPWGFILFSRNVSDPEQLRRLTGALREAVGREAPVLIDQEGGRVQRLRAPHWREFLPPMEQCERARDPARAMWLRGRLLAEDLHGAGIDVNCVPGLDVARAETHPFLRNRCFSEDAETVARMGRALVEGLADGGVAPVMKHLPGHGRGTLDSHRALPRVSASRADLETDFAPFRALRDLSMGMSAHIVMEALDPDRPATQSPEAIRVIREEIGFDGLLMTDDISMEALAGSVADRGTAALAAGCDLVLHCNGDLREMETIAALGEMDAAAQARADRAADSRPGYRPVDIAALEAEFRHLLG